From the genome of Vicia villosa cultivar HV-30 ecotype Madison, WI linkage group LG2, Vvil1.0, whole genome shotgun sequence, one region includes:
- the LOC131652368 gene encoding O-fucosyltransferase 29-like — protein MGVSVGKAWSLGMLSTNLALLPNNKKKHVCSQQQRKTITISWSLVCGFMLFILGLISLLTGHMLSDLEWYSHRLVHPNFYSRLDGHYRAPIDIWKSKLSKYYYGCSDRGRDYAPAVPEQMSNGYLLIAASGGLNQQRTGITDAVVVARILNATLVVPELDHHSFWKDDSDFINIFDVDWFISYLAKDVTIVKRVPDKVMRSMEKPPYTMRVPRKSEPDYYLDQVLPILLRRQVVQLTKFDFRLANHLDDELQKLRCRVNFHALRFTKPIQELGQTIVMRMQKMAHRFIAVHLRFEPDMLAFSSCYFGGGDKERNELGEIRKRWTTLPDLSADGERKRGKCPLTPHEVGLMLRALGFTNDTYLYVASGEIYGGDETMQPLKDLFPNIYTKEMLADDELKPFLPFSSRLAAIDYIVCDESDVFVTNNNGNMAKILAGRRRYMGHKRTIRPNAKKLSTLFAGRHQMDWHTFSKKVKACQRGFLGEPDEMRPGRDYQEFPSSCICERQYVNEEPDTKNDT, from the exons ATGGGTGTGAGTGTGGGGAAGGCTTGGAGTTTAGGAATGTTGTCGACGAACCTAGCTCTGTTaccaaacaacaaaaagaaacatGTTTGTTCACAACAACAGAGGAAAACAATCACGATCTCTTGGTCTCTCGTTTGTGGTTTCATGCTTTTCATTTTGGGTTTGATTTCGCTTCTTACTGGTCACATGCTTTCTGATCTCGAATGGTACTCTCATCGATTGGTTCATCCTAATTTCTACTCTAGATTG gatGGACATTACCGTGCGCCAATTGATATTTGGAAATCTAAATTGTCTAAGTATTACTATGGGTGTAGTGACAGAGGGCGCGATTATGCTC CTGCTGTGCCTGAGCAGATGTCAAATGGCTACTTGCTTATTGCAGCTAGTGGAGGATTGAATCAACAAAGAACCGGG ATAACAGATGCTGTAGTTGTTGCACGTATTCTTAATGCTACGCTGGTTGTACCTGAGTTGGATCATCATTCTTTTTGGAAGGATGACAG TGACTTTATCAATATTTTCGATGTTGATTGGTTCATTTCTTATCTCGCAAAAGACGTTACTATTGTCAAAAGAGTTCCTGATAAGGTGATGAGGTCAATGGAAAAACCCCCATATACAATGCGTGTCCCAAGGAAATCAGAGCCTGATTATTATCTTGATCAAGTTTTGCCAATACTTTTGAGAAGACAG GTTGTACAATTGACAAAGTTTGACTTTAGACTTGCAAATCACCTTGATGATGAGCTGCAAAAACTAAGATGCCGTGTTAATTTTCATGCTTTGAGATTTACAAAACCTATACAAGAACTTGGTCAAACAATTGTTATGAGAATGCAAAAGATGGCACATCGATTCATAGCAGTCCATTTGAG GTTTGAACCAGATATGCTAGCATTTTCAAGTTGTTATTTTGGTGGGGGAGATAAAGAAAGAAATGAGCTTGGTGAAATCAGAAAAAGGTGGACAACGTTACCT GATTTGAGTGCAGATGGAGAACGTAAGCGTGGGAAATGTCCTCTTACTCCTCATGAAGTGGGTTTGATGTTGCGTGCTCTTGGTTTTACAAATGACACGTACCTCTATGTTGCATCGGGAGAAATATACGGAGGGGACGAGACTATGCAGCCTCTCAAAGATCTTTTCCCCAACATCTATACAAAGGAAATGCTTGCTGATGATGAGCTGAAACCTTTCCTTCCATTCTCATCCCGACTTGCTGCTATAGACTACATTGTTTGTGACGAAAGTGATGTATTTGTCACTAACAACAATGGCAACATGGCCAAGATTCTTGCAGGTCGAAG GAGATATATGGGTCACAAAAGAACAATCAGACCGAATGCGAAGAAGCTAAGCACACTTTTTGCTGGAAGGCATCAGATGGATTGGCATACCTTCTCCAAAAAGGTTAAGGCATGCCAAAGAGGATTCTTAGGAGAGCCGGACGAGATGAGACCTGGACGTGACTATCAAGAATTTCCCAGCTCTTGTATTTGTGAGAGACAATATGTGAATGAAGAACCCGATACAAAGAACGATACCTGA